The sequence gctgcataggatcttagttttggcatatgggatctagctccctaaccagggattgaacccaggccccctgtattgaaAGTGCAGTCTCAGCCACTGCACCAGGAAGCAAGCTCCATatccttattttatatttgagaaaaatagaGGCACAGAGATTACCTAACTTGCCCAAACAGCTGGATTGGTCAAAATAATctgagtttgtttcctttttacaaAAAATGAACTTCAATATCTCCCTCATAGGGGAAATTGTGCAAAAAGTGCCAAATACACGTTTTTTAGGTCCTAAGTCACTTTCCGGTCAAAAGCACCGCATCATCTTTAGACCGTGGGCTCTCGAGACTTGAGGCAAATCCGAATTGAAATCAGCTCCGCCACGCCTTGCTGTATGCATATGCGACTATAGCAAAGTTCTTCAAGCTCAAAGTTTCCACATCTGTTAAGTGAGGACACGCAAGAGTGCCCAAATGACAAGCCTACTTTGCAGAGTTAGTAAAACATCATGAAAACGCTCAGCGACTAGTGAAAAACAAACACGGACCACTGAAACTCAGACcgtttattatcattatcatcatagTTGCTGTCATCACCCGGCATCTCCTGATCACTACTCCCAGATTTGGCCACCAAGGTCCCGAGGCAAAGCCTACAAAAGTGGGAACTCGGAGGACCCATTCCAGAGAAAGCAGCCCGGCCGGCAATCTGAGCCTGCGGATCCCGCGCCCCGCGAGGGACCTGACATTGGAGCCAGGACCTGGCGGGAGCCCCGGAGGTGGGGCTTCGCCTGGAGATCGACCCAAGAGCGCCGCCCGAGCCACCAGGGGCAGAGCCGGGGACCATCAGGGTATCTGGGAAAGTCAGGCCTGTAGGGAGAATGGGCAGGGCGCGACCCTGCGCCGTCTTCCCCGCCTCTGTCGTCGGGATCccggcctccccgcccccaccccacccgctgCACCCGTCGCTCCCGCTCCGGAGCTCCGGCCTGGCTCGCACCGTCTCATCAGGCTCCATGCGGATCTTGAAGGTCTGCTGCTGCAGTGTTTTGAGCGTGATCGTGACGGCCATGGTGGGACCCGAGCGACACGGAGGCCCCGGAATCCTCACACGACATGCAACTCACGCCGCCGCCATCTTAGCGCCCAGCCGCGCCGCACGCCGACAGCTTCCGGGGCAGGCAGTGCGCGCGCCGACCACCACAACACGTGACATGAGCGCGCCCCCTTGGCCATCGCGAGCATGCGCACGAGCGCGGCCTCGAGCAAAGCATGCGCAGACTAAATTCTATTCCGTGAGGGGAGGGGTACTTCTTGCTCTACCATCAAGTGGCTTCCTGCGAGTGACGCCATGCCCGTTAGCGGTGACGTCATAGGCCACAAAATGGCTCCGAGACCCCCAGTTTCACGCCCATGAGTTTGTTGACGTTTAACAAGCAATGTACTtgctaaattttcatttcttccacaaAATCTTAATGTCTTTTTGCTCGTTCCAAATGAGCCTTACTCTGGTCTGGCCACCTGACAGGAAGCCTATCACGCCCTGAAAGAACTAGAAAGGATACTTGAAAGGTCACCAATAGTTAAACACGGAAATTGACCATGGACGTGGGGACACAATGCCATTCTGTGGCCTCATTAATGCCTAAAGGAAGTGCTGGATTTTCAGAATGAATCTTAACagctccctccctctgctgctcctcccCTGATCACTTTGTTCACCCAACTATCTCCATCTGACTCCATCAAATACTCCATCTGAGTACTTGAGGAAGATGTAACGTTCAAGGTACACTAAACACAAAATTCTCTCCTTAAAACTTTCCCCGGATATGCCAATTCTGGAGGCCTCCCAGAAGGGTGGGGCTAGGCCCATGGAACAAAGAGTAGAAGGGTTGGTTAGCCAAAGCTGAAGGTGCTTTGGCAAACAGGATGGAGGTGATGTACTTGTCTTCCATTTAGTGGGTGGACTTTCCACCCTACCCCCATCCTGAACTGACCATTACCTGCCAGCTAACCAGCTCTTCTTACCATTCACATCTGAGAAAACACCAGGCTGTGGCCTGCCGCCTCACTCCTTACCCAACTATTACCAGGTCCTGCAGCTTCTCCCTTCACAGCATATCCTGTGCTAGTCAGCTTTCACAAGCCTAGGTCAGACTGGGGTGAGGAattctcttccctctcctgcaGTTAGACATCAGTTCCCAACCACCTGCTGGACATTAATGGCAGCCTTGTGGGGCGCAACCAAGTGGGCCTATGCCAATCTTACAGGCCCACAGGCTCTTCTGACACTTTCACTCCCTCCCTTGGGGCCACCTCTTTCCCTTCAAGAGTTCAAACCCTGACTTGGCCAGTGAAGGCCGTTGGGGTAGATCACATCTCTGAATCTATTTCCCTGACTATAAAAGGAATTAACAGCTTTTAACACTGGCTAGTAGTCAGAAAATGTGTTTAAAGCTAATAGATGTGTAGTCTTGCTCCTTCACCAGCAAGAGATGTGTATGTGGTTCAATGTGAAAGAGTTCACATGAATTGGTGGCTAAGGTGTGGGTTCAAACCCCACCTCTTCCTAAATCTGTCTTGAACTCAACTGATactagaatgaaaactcaccAGTTTGATGAAAGGACTCCACGAGCTAATAAATGGAGTGTATTTGTAATGGCACTGGAAATGGTTACTCTTTCTCATTCACCTGAGGTTCTGGAGATAAACAAGGGCTCCTGTAACCTTATGGGGACATTCAGCCAACCATTCTAGTGGCTAAAAAGCAAATCTCACTGAACAATTACCTctcccaggagacacaggaggaagACACAAAACTTAATTTAATAGAAATTTTGTTTGTAGTTCTTACATTCTCAGCATGAGCTGAGCTAGAACCCGCTGCCCCACTCAGAAGTGGCCCAgtcctgggggcagggagaaaagggaaaggatcagAGCTAAGGCCTTAGGAGCCCCATTCTTCCTCAGTGCTGGAGGGCTGGggatgccaccctcttctcccccaccctctgGGATCCAGGAAGAATAGATGGAATTTGGGGCCCgggtcttctccacaccacatcCCACCCCGAGTCCCCAAGCTGGAAGGGAACTTAGGGATCTGGCGTGAAGGGGacagaagaaagcaaagatgGCAATCAAAACAGATGAAGGCCAGGGGGGGAGGGCTTTAGAGAATCAGAGACAAAatgccagtaaaaaaaaaaaatttaaaaaagggggggaagggggagacaaaaacaaaatccacCCCAAATTGGAACCCgcctggaaaaaaatgaaagttctcCAGTCTCATAGAGACATTATTTGGCGCAGCCGGCTCTGCGGCAGGAGCGCTCAGGCCTCAGTCCAGCCCTGGAAGCGGAGGTGGCCCCTACAGCTCATCCTTGGCCTGGCCAGCGGCAgcatcttcttcctcctcctcttccttctcatctTCATCCTCCTCATCCTCATCCTTGTCCTCCTCATCATCTTTgtctgcctcttcctcctccttgcctttcttctcctcctcctcctcgcgtAGCCTCTGCTCTTCATCCTGCTTGTCCTTCATTTGCTTTTCAGCTGCCTGTGTATAAaccacacacacccctcaggCCTAGACTCTcctgccagccctgcccacccccaaaCCCAGGCTGGACCTTGGTCTCACCTTTGTAACACCCCATGTCTCGTTGCCAAACTCCTCAGCATACGCTTCATCATTGGTGATAAGGAAGTTGTCAAAGATGGTGCCAGATTTGACCTGTATAGGGCCAGAATGGGTGGTCAGAAGGGATACCTGTTGGCCTTGGCCTTGAAAAGGTCTCCTGCCCATGCTCACATAACCACTACACAATACTACAGTCTAACATTGCAGTTGAAAAATAGGCTGCCTAGATTCAAacctcagctctgccatttactatATATGATCTTGAGCTGGTGACTTCATCTCTTTGCACCTCAgtatcttcatctataaaatgagatctCATTCTCTTCTTCAAACTATCTTTCTAGTACAGTCTATGTGCCAAGCAGCATACTAGATGCAGAAAGTACATTGACAAACAGGACAAAAATTCGGCCCTTGTGAAGCTAAGTTCTAATGGGGTTATCTACCTGCCTTTCTAGGCTGCTGGATGCAATTGAGTTACTTCCcacaaaaatacttgaaaatagtACCTGGAACATATTAAGTACAAGCCAAAGCAGGTGCTGTTAAGACCCCGTAATGACAAACCAGgaatttcttaaaagaaaggGGGGGGGGGCACCATTTTGGAGTCTGCCCGCCCTTGTCCCCTTTTCTCCTGGGTTGACCCTGAGCACCTGAGGTCCCCTAGGGAGCCGCCTCTTCCCTCCATGTCTCACCTGCCAAAGATCCAAGCCTAGAACAGCAAAGTTTTCATAGGCGTAGATGTTGCTATCAGGGGAATACTCAGGGTTGTCAATCTCTGGATGGATCCAAACGCCCTTGTACTCTGGGTTGTCGATCTGCCTGGGCTTCCACTCCCCCTGCAGAAGTAAACTGACGGGTGAGCGAAGATCACTGCCTTCCCCATTGTGCACCACCCTCCTCAGAGTGCCAGACTCACCTTGTACTCTGGGTTCTGAATAACAGGTGGTTCCCACTCTCCGTCCATCTCTTCATCCCAGTCCTCAggtttcttagcatcagggtcagGAATGTGCTCAGGCTTGTCCCAATCCTGAGGATACATTAGGAGGTCAGAATAGGAGCAGCTGTCCTCCACACGCTCCATGGTGGGGAGCCCCTGCCCAAGCACCAACCTCAGGCTTGGAGTCTGTGGGGTCATCGATCTTGGCACGATCATCCCAGTCTTCAGGCTTAGCGGCATCAGGATCCTTTATCTTCTTGGGGGGCAAGAAATCCCAGTCGTCCTCCAAGGAGCCTGACTCCACCTGGCTGTTATCAATCTTCACCTCATACGTATTATCAGGCCGCACAATCAGCGTGTACAGGTGGGTGAATTCATCGTCCTAAAGAGAATGAAAGATGAGTGGCCCCGCCCACCAGCCTGGGCTCAAAGCCTCCCCTCACAGCCATTTGTCACCACCCCCAAGGCACACCTTGCAGCGAATATCCTTGTTGATCAGCACATTCTTGCCCTTGTAGTTGAAGATGACATGAACCTTCTTGGTGCCGGGTCCACAGATGTCTGGGCCTTGGTGAGAAGCAGATCTTGGTCAGAACTACAGTCTGTCCACCATTACaagcccctgcccaccccatTACAAAAAGACAACTTGGTTCTTAAACTCAGGACTGTCaagctgaaaaaacaaaattcagaccTTCTCTCTAAGGAACTGGGGGAGGACACTTAAACCACACATCAGTACTCCAGAACTCACAATCTTCACTTGCACAACTAGGAACAAGGAAATGCCTATATAGTAAAACTGCACGAATTAGTGTGAAGTCGATGATAAAAATGCAGTAAGTGGTTCCTAACTATTCCCTCACCTTCCCTATGAAAGAAATGCCTAAAGCATGTAAGTGTTTTCTATGCTCTCAAGACCACCGTTCATGGGCGATAAAGAACTCCCCGGGTTTCAAACTCCCTCTAAGTGACCAGAAATCAGCACCAGGGTGGAGTCCCCTTACCAAACATGATGTTGTATTCGGAGTCCCCGTGCATGTCTGTCTGATCCAAACCAGCTGGAAACAGCTTCACATAGCCGCCCCCACAGTCGATGTTCTGCTCGTGTTTCACCGTGAACTGCACCACCAGCGTCTGACCCTTGTTGCTGAAAGGCTCAAATCTCGCCGACAGTGCGTAGAACCGGGCATCCTGGCTAGTCTGCAGGCCTACCGAGAGACTATAATCAGATCAGGGCTCAGCACCAACCCCCCGGGGAACCCTAAGGATGTAAAATACACACCAGTCCTCCTTCCTTCACCTCCCCTACTTCTAGGGATACCCAAACTCTGTCCTCCTGGATCTGAATACCCACTCCTAAGTTCTTACCTTTATCTTTCTCCTGGTCACCATAGAACTTGCCGGAACTGAGAACGAATTTGCCAAAATCCGGTTTGTGTTTGGATTCGATCCAGCGCTCGGTCCACCCGTCTAGAGGATCAAAGAGGCAGGTAAGCGCGGCGGTGCTGATCAACTCCCCACCAAACATCTACCAGGAGCCACAAACTGCTGGGAGCAAGGAAGGagattcccccctccccccagaccGTCCCCACCCCAACCTCTAGTTTGACATCTCTGGTGACTTAAAAGATCCTCGGGCAAACCCTAACTCCCGCTTCGGAAAGCCGCTGCTCCCTCCACGCTCCCCAGGGACGCCGAAGGAAGGCTCGCCTTCGGCTCCAGTCCCTGAAGGAAACCGTGTTGGCCCTCTGAGCAGTAATTACAAGCGACACGCAGATATGGGCCGGGGGGCCAGCCGCGTCGTTAGGACGATCTCGAGCGGGACTAGC is a genomic window of Ovis canadensis isolate MfBH-ARS-UI-01 breed Bighorn chromosome 5, ARS-UI_OviCan_v2, whole genome shotgun sequence containing:
- the CALR gene encoding calreticulin translates to MLLPVPLLLGLLGLAAADPTVYFKEQFLDGDGWTERWIESKHKPDFGKFVLSSGKFYGDQEKDKGLQTSQDARFYALSARFEPFSNKGQTLVVQFTVKHEQNIDCGGGYVKLFPAGLDQTDMHGDSEYNIMFGPDICGPGTKKVHVIFNYKGKNVLINKDIRCKDDEFTHLYTLIVRPDNTYEVKIDNSQVESGSLEDDWDFLPPKKIKDPDAAKPEDWDDRAKIDDPTDSKPEDWDKPEHIPDPDAKKPEDWDEEMDGEWEPPVIQNPEYKGEWKPRQIDNPEYKGVWIHPEIDNPEYSPDSNIYAYENFAVLGLDLWQVKSGTIFDNFLITNDEAYAEEFGNETWGVTKAAEKQMKDKQDEEQRLREEEEEKKGKEEEEADKDDEEDKDEDEEDEDEKEEEEEEDAAAGQAKDEL